TATTGTGATTAATAGACAGGTGTGGGATGACTATTTTTGTCAGGAAAGTGTTCGTATAATTGTTACTCAACCTTTGCGTTTATTAAATATGTTGGATAAATTAGATTTATATATTACTGTTAAAGGTGGAGGGGTATTAGGACAAGCCGGTGCAGTACGTCATGGTATAACTCGCGCATTAGTAGAATATGATGAAGAATTGCGTATTAAATTACGAGATGCTGGGTTTGTTACTCGAGATTCGCGACAAGTAGAACGTAAAAAGGTTGGGTTGCGTAAGGCGCGAAAAAGTCCACAATTTTCTAAACGATAATAGTAGATTTTTCTCATTGTAGTTTGTTATTATTTTCATTTTTATTTTATTAAAGAAAAGAGTATGTGATGAATTTAGTAACTTTGATTTATAATGGATTTATGAGTTGCATCAGTATTTTTATATTTGTATTTTAAATATTAATGAAAAATTTTTTAGGTCATGATAAATTAATTTTTAAATAATTAGTAGTTTGATGTTTTAGTATAAGGTTAAGTATTAACATTTATTATTATTTATTTTTATATAATGTTTTTGCATTGATGATGGATAAAATTAAGATTGAGTTGTTATGTAACATATAAATTTTATATTTTGTTGTGTTCAATTTTTCTGATTTTAATATATCGAAAATTTTAATCTTTTCTTTTTTTATAGTAAAAATAAGGATGTTGATATTACATCATATTCAGTTTGATTTTTTATAGTAATAAAGAATATTTTTGATTAATTAAAAAATTTTAGTATTTTTTTATGATTTTGACTAAGTATAATTTACATTTTATATAAGTTATATATAAGTAAAGGCAGTGGTGATGTGTTTTATATCTTTTATGTTGCTGATTGTATTTATTAACATGTTTTCTTCTTGATGTGTAATTTCTCCTAATAGAAATACTTCTTTGTTCTCTGTAAGAATTTTTATATTTGATAGTATAATTTTGTTTTTAATAATTAGATACGAGCGAATTTTAGTAGTTATCCAAAAATCTATACATATTTTACGTAGAGATATTGGTTGATGTAAGCGTATTTCGTTGAATATCTGTTTAGTGCCTTTTGTTTTTATTGAAATTTGTACGGCTCGTTCAGCAAGTTTTTTATTTGGAGCTTGTCCTGTTAAAAGTACTTTGCCTTGATATACAGTATTGATAACTCTTGTGTTTTGTTTGATATTTTTATCTTTTGATAAATTATTAGAAATATAAGTTTCTAATAATTTATCATCTATTTGTGTACCTATGCTGCGGGGGTCATTGATACTTTTAGCAGCGATTATAGCAGTACTAATCATTATTCCACTCGTACAATTTTGTAAGATTATAATACATAATGATAGTATTGGTAGTATAATATGTATTTTAGTTTTCATTTTTATACCGTAAATTTAAGTAATTAGCAATTAATAAAATAGTTGATAAATAAAAAAATATGAATAATATTTTTGTAAAGTTTTTATCTTTTGTAAAAAGTTATTCTTGTTAGTTTAATGCGTGATGTTATTGTTATCATTATTTAATAATGTTTATTAATTTTGATTGGTAATGTGTTTATATTATACTCTAATGATGTTGTGCGTTATTTTATAATATAGAGATAGATTATATAAGTACACATATATAGTGATATATTAACTTGATGTTGGTTTTTTTATAAAATATATATAAGGTAATTTTTTTATTTTTTTATTATTTTTTAGAATAATCCATAGTAAGAATGATATTAAATGATGCAATTGTGTTCTTCAAATAAAGTTATTACTTCAACTTTATATATAGTACCAACTCCTATTGGTAATTTAGAAGATATAACGTGTAGAGCGCTGTCTGTTTTACAGAACGTTGATCTTGTTGCTGCTGAAAATATTCGTCACACTGGTTTATTATTGCAACATTTTTCTATCAGACAATCTTTATTTTCATTTAATGTTCATAATGAAACACGAAATATTTTAGAGTTGTTATCAAAATTAAAATTGGGATATAGTATTGCTTTAGTATCTAAAGCTGGCACTCCTGTTGTTAATGATCCAGGGTATCGCTTGGTAAGATGTTGTCATCAGCAAGGTATTAGAGTAGTACCTTTACCTGGTGCATGTGCAGCTATTACTGCTTTGTCTGCATCTGGATTGTTTTCTGATCGCTTTTGTTGTGATGGTTTTTTGCCATCTAAACGTAGTCTGCGATTGGCACGGTTAAAATTTTTATTTAAAGAACCAAGAACGATGATATTTTATGAATCTACGCATCGTTTAATGGATAGTTTGGAAGATATGTTAAATATTTTTGGATCTGATCGTTATGTAGTGTTGGCTCGAGAATTGACTAAATTATGGGAGTCTATTTATGGTGCTTCAATACAAAAATTATTTAATTGGTTACGAGCTGATAATATTCGTTATCGTGGTGAAATAGTTTTGGTTGTTGCAGGATATGTTTGTACACGCAGTAAAATATCTCCCGATATTTTACATACAGTGAAATTATTGACATCTGAATTATCTTTAAAAACAGCTATTATTTTAGCTTCAAGAATTTATGGTGTAAAAAAAAATGATCTTTATCGTTATATGATGTCTGTTAAATGAAAATGTTTTTATTTTTAGCATAGACATATATAATATATCTTGTACTGTAGGAGTTGTGTGATGTATAATATGGTGGGCTATTGTAATAGCATAGAGTTATCATGTATTTTTATGGAGTTAACTAGATAATCGCTGTTTCTTTGATTAATTAT
The DNA window shown above is from Blochmannia endosymbiont of Camponotus (Colobopsis) obliquus and carries:
- the rpsI gene encoding 30S ribosomal protein S9; translated protein: MINNQYYSTGRRKSASARVFMKQGHGIIVINRQVWDDYFCQESVRIIVTQPLRLLNMLDKLDLYITVKGGGVLGQAGAVRHGITRALVEYDEELRIKLRDAGFVTRDSRQVERKKVGLRKARKSPQFSKR
- the dolP gene encoding division/outer membrane stress-associated lipid-binding lipoprotein, which translates into the protein MKTKIHIILPILSLCIIILQNCTSGIMISTAIIAAKSINDPRSIGTQIDDKLLETYISNNLSKDKNIKQNTRVINTVYQGKVLLTGQAPNKKLAERAVQISIKTKGTKQIFNEIRLHQPISLRKICIDFWITTKIRSYLIIKNKIILSNIKILTENKEVFLLGEITHQEENMLINTISNIKDIKHITTAFTYI
- the rsmI gene encoding 16S rRNA (cytidine(1402)-2'-O)-methyltransferase produces the protein MQLCSSNKVITSTLYIVPTPIGNLEDITCRALSVLQNVDLVAAENIRHTGLLLQHFSIRQSLFSFNVHNETRNILELLSKLKLGYSIALVSKAGTPVVNDPGYRLVRCCHQQGIRVVPLPGACAAITALSASGLFSDRFCCDGFLPSKRSLRLARLKFLFKEPRTMIFYESTHRLMDSLEDMLNIFGSDRYVVLARELTKLWESIYGASIQKLFNWLRADNIRYRGEIVLVVAGYVCTRSKISPDILHTVKLLTSELSLKTAIILASRIYGVKKNDLYRYMMSVK